The genomic stretch ACGAATAAAGCGATAGCTTGGAATTACAGGCATCTGCTTAAAAGCTTTAGTTAAGCCATCAGAAACGGCGGCTGTCGTTGTGCCTGAGTACTGAGGGTATAAAGGTAATACGATAATGTCTTCTACGCCCTGCTCCATCAGTTGTTCGATACCCGTCTTAAGGCTTGGGTTACCATAGGTCATTCCCAATGCAACCGGCATCTCTAATTTTTTCTCTAGCTTTTCCGCTTGTCTTTGCGAGTAAACAAGCAGTGGTGAGCCATCATCCATCCAAACCGACTGATACAGCTTTGCCACCTTAGGCGAGCGAATAGGAAGAATCACCCCATGCAGAATAGGACACCAAAGCCAACGAGTTAGGTTTACTACTCGCTTGTCGTGCAAGAACTCACTCAAAAATCGACGAACGCCAGCTGGGGTCGCAGAATCTGGCGTACCTAAGTTCACCAGTAAAACGCCCTGCTTTTTATTATTTTCCATAGATACCTGAGACCAATATGTGTTTTTCTGGAAAGTAATATACTAATCTGCATAAGTTTAAGATCATTGCTTCCCACTAAATGTCTGAATAATCATTCTTTAAATGGGATATCACAATATCTACTCTCGATTGTGAGCCACCTTCATCGAAAACGGTTTCGTCTTGAATGATGTGCAATCAAATTATCTAGATTGGTATCGTACTAAAAATTGAAACAAAAAAAGCGACCCTTAAGGTCGCTTCCAATATATCAAATTCTAAAACTGGCTGTTAGCCAATTATGCTAGTGCTTTCTCAAGTTCTGCACTAACTTCAGCAACTTGCTTAGTACCGTCAAACTTAAGGTACTGAGTGTTGCCTGCTTCAGCTTCTTTACCGTAGTAAGAGATAAGCGGAGCTGTTTGATCGTGGTATACGCCTAGACGTGCACGAACTGTTTCTTCTTTGTCGTCATCACGTACAACTAGCTCTTCGCCAGTTACGTCATCTTTACCTTCTTCTTTAGGCGGGTTGTACACAGTGTGGTATGTACGGCCTGAAGGAAGGTGAGCACGACGACCAGCCATACGCTCAACAATCACATCGTCAGCTACGTCGAATTCAACAACGTAATCAACAGCGATACCCATTTCTTTTAGGCCATCAGCTTGTGGGATTGTGCGTGGGAAACCGTCTAGTAGGAAACCTTTCTCACAGTCATCTTGAGCGATACGCTCTTTGATAAGACCAAGGATAATTTCATCAGAAACTAGCTGACCAGCGTCGATTACTGATTTTGCTTGCTTACCAAGCTCAGTACCCGCTTTGATAGCAGCACGTAGCATGTCACCAGTTGAAATTTGAGGGATACCAAATTTGTTCATGATGAAGTTAGCTTGAGTACCTTTACCCGCGCCAGGAGCACCTAGAAGAATGATGCGCATGTTTAATCCTCTTATAAAATTATGATTTATACCGAAGCTCACTATCCCACCTTCCTCGTTCATACTTAAGATAAACAGGAAAAGTTAGGTAACAGCTGAGGTTAAGCAAAACTGTAAACAGAAGCAAAACGGTAAGTTTCGGTATAACGTTTAAAAATCATACAACTGGAAGGAATGAGTTCCTAGCTCCAGCTGATTAGGTCGAGCATTCTATCACATTAATATTCAATTTGGCTGAATTTACGACTAAAGAATGTATCGGCAACATTTGTTGTGACGACAACGGTGACGTTGACCACGTTTAATAGATTTTCAGCGACGTTCATAAAAAAAGCCCGCATTTGCGAGCTTTTTATTACAATTATTGGCTTAACCTAAAGTCGAAAGACTAACGCTTTGTCAGTAGCTCGTTGATTGCACCCAAGAATTGTGACGGATCTTCCATTGAGCCTTTTTCAGCCAGCATCGCTTGACCAAGTAGCAACTCAACCCAACGACCAAACGCTTGCTCGTCTGCTTCGTCAGCCATCTGTTTAACCAGTGCGTGCTCAGGGTTAATCTCGAAGATGTACTTCACTTCAGGTGCCGCTTGACCTGCAGCTTCAAGAAGCTTAGCCATTTGCGTACCCATTTCGAAGTCGTCAGTTACAACAACAGCCGGTGTTGTTGCTAGCTTGAATGTGGTGCGAACTTCTTTAACACGACCACCTAGGTAAGATTGAGTACGCTCTACAACAGACTTGAACTCTTCTTCAGTCTCTTTTTGCTTCTCTTTCTCTTCTTCACCTTCAAACTTGCTTAAGTTTAAGCCCGCTTTTGTGATCGATTGAAACTGCTTACCATCAAAGTCAGTTAGGTAGTTCATTACGTACTCATCAATGCGATCGTACATTAGAACCACTTCAATACCTTTTGCTTTGAACTGCTCCAAGTGCGGGCTGTTTTTAGCGGCAGCGTAGCTATCTGCTGTTAGGTAATAGATCTTATCTTGGCCTTCTTTCATGCGCTCAACGTAAGATTCTAGGCTGATAGTTTGCTCAGCAGAATCCACTTCCGTTGATGAGAAGCGTAGTAGACCCGCGATCTTCTCTTTGTTCGCCATGTCTTCAGCTGGGCCTTCTTTCATAACTAGGCCAAACTCTTTCCAAAACTCTAGGTACTTGTCGTTGTCGTTCTTCGCCATGCGCTCAAGCATAGTTAGTACACGCTTAGTACATGCGCCACGAAGAGACTGAGTCACCTTGTTATCTTGAAGAATTTCACGCGACACGTTCAGAGGCAGATCATTTGAATCAATCAAGCCGCGAACGAAACGCATGTAAGATGGCATGAACTGTTCAGCATCGTCCATGATGAATACACGCTGTACATAAAGCTTTAAGCCGCTCTTATGGTCACGGTTCATCATATCCCAAGGTGCTTTCGCTGGGATGTAAAGCAGGCTTGTGTAGTCGTTCTTACCTTCAACCTTGTTGTGGCTCCACGTTAGTGGATCAGCGAAATCGTGAGATACGTGCTTGTAGAACTCTTGGTACTCTTCTTTCTCGATATCAGATTTGTTACGAGTCCAAAGCGCTTGCGCCTTGTTAATCTGTTCCCAATGCTTCTCTTCGGTGTCTTTACCTTCGTCATCTTTCACTGCTGTGAAGATAGAAACAGGAATGCCGATGTGATCAGAGTACTTACCAATCACTTCACGCAGACGCCATTCGTTTAAGAACTCTTTACCGTCTTCACGCATATGAAGAATGATGTCAGTACCGCGAGATTCTTTGGTGATGTCCTCGATGGTGTAATCGCCTTCGCCAGCAGAGTGCCATTGAACGGCTTCATTGTTTGCTAGGCCAGCTGCACGAGTGCGAACGGTTACCGCGTCCGCAACGATGAATGCTGAGTAGAAACCAACACCAAATTGACCAATCAATTGAGAGTCTTTGCTTTGGTCTTCAGACAGTTTTGAGAAGAAGTCTGCAGTGCCTGATTTAGCAATCGTACCTAAATGCTCAATAACGTTGTCACGGCTCATGCCGATACCGTTATCAGAAATCGTTAAGGTATTTGCTTCAGCATTGAATGAAAGTTTTACACCTAAATCAGCATCACCTTGGTAAAGGTCACCATTAGATAGGGCTTGGAAACGAAGCTTGTCAGCCGCGTCAGATGCGTTAGAGATCAGCTCACGTAAGAAGATTTCTTTATTTGAATACAGTGAGTGAATCATTAGATGAAGTAGTTGTTTTACTTCAGATTGAAAGCCACGAGTCTCTTTATTTTGCGTTGCCGTTTCGCTCATTTTTACTCCAAAACATCTATACTTTATGTTGAATAACCATAGGGGCGTAACACTTGATGCCACTCTTATGTTCATTAACATGAGGATGACAAATGTAAATTCAAGGTCAAAAATCATAAAAACACTGTTTTTTTGATCTGTTTTTATTATCCTTGAGTCTGATAAATATAAAAGAACATAAAAGAAGCCATGATTTGGTGAAGAATTAACTGAACTTCACCTGAGATTTGTCTATTTCGCACCCCAAATCATCCAAAAGTAGAAGAATTCAATGAGCAATATCGGCACAAAGTTTATTCTCGCACAGCGGTTTGTCTTCGATCCAAACAGCAACTCACTTGTTGACCAAATGAGCGACGGCGAAGTCGTACGCCTTGGCAGCAATGAAAGCCGCATTCTCCTGATGCTGTCGGAAAGACCCAATGAAGTTATCACTCGTAATGAATTACACGAGTATGTTTGGCGAGACCAAGGCTTTGAGGTTGATGACTCTAGCTTAACGCAAGCAGTATCAACGCTAAGAAAGATGCTGAAAGATTCGACCAAATCCCCAGAATTCGTAAAGACAGTGCCTAAACGCGGTTATCAATTTATTGCGACCGTTGAGCGCTCTGCACCACTTTCATCAAATGATCAGCCAGTAGCGGCTGAAATTGTCGAAAATGACGTAGAACCTATCTTGACGTTTGCAACACCTGCAGCGACTGAAGAAACGATCACTGAAACGGTTGAGTCAGAGCCAGTAGCAAAGGTTCAAGAAACCAATGTCGAAGCTGAACCAGCACGAGCTCCTGCTGCAACTCCAGCTAAAAGCACAAATAAGTGGTTAACGTTTTGGTTGCTACTTATTGCTTTCATCATGCCGATTCTGGTTTTAACGTTTACTAACCCGGCAGAATCCGAGTTCAAAACATTGGCTGAAGTGGATGGCGTAAAGGTTCAATCACCAGTTAACCACCCAGATCTTAGCAGTTGGCTGCCAGCGATAGAGAAGTGTGTATTACGTTACAACACCAATCACACAGGCATGCTCAAGCCGACTGAAGTGATCGCAACAGGTGGACAAACCAACAACCTTGCCCTCAACTACATTCACCCGCAAGATTACTCTAGCGAGAATGTAACCCTAAGAATTTATGCAAACCAGTCGGATGTAAACGACATTTGTAACGGTGGTCAGTAACATGAAATTAAAAGTATCGATTATTTTACTGGTTCTATCTGCATTTTTGAGTGGTTGGCTATATTGGGGAAGCGATGCAAAAGTAGAGCGCCTACTTACTGCACATGAATGGCAATCTAAGATGGTCACTCTGATCAGCGACAACAAACAAGCGGACTCAATCGGCCCACTTCGCAAAGTTGAGCTGTCATCGAATGCGAAATACCTACCAAATGGTACATATCTGAGAATGTCAGTGGTTAGACTGTATGGTACTCAAACTGAGCCTGCGAATGTCATCAACATTTCGGAAACGGGTCAGTGGGATATCAATGACAACTACCTATTGGTTTCACCAACAGAGTTTAAAGATGTGACTTCTGCTCAGCGCCAAGATTTTTCGGAAGGTCAGCTCGAATTGATCACTCAGGTTATTAAGATGGATGCAGAGCAAAGCCGACGAATCGACATCGTTAACCCGAAAGCACTGCTACTGACTAGCTTA from Vibrio pomeroyi encodes the following:
- the hemH gene encoding ferrochelatase, whose product is MENNKKQGVLLVNLGTPDSATPAGVRRFLSEFLHDKRVVNLTRWLWCPILHGVILPIRSPKVAKLYQSVWMDDGSPLLVYSQRQAEKLEKKLEMPVALGMTYGNPSLKTGIEQLMEQGVEDIIVLPLYPQYSGTTTAAVSDGLTKAFKQMPVIPSYRFIRDYYSHPSYAKALAESVRSHWDQNGKADHLVCSFHGIPKRLADEGDIYPQHCEATTKLLAAELGLSEEDITMTYQSRFGREEWLKPYTDETLESLPGKGIKKIDIMAPAFSVDCLETLEEISDQCKETFIEAGGSDFSYIMCLNDRDSHIDMMAELVALHR
- the adk gene encoding adenylate kinase, which produces MRIILLGAPGAGKGTQANFIMNKFGIPQISTGDMLRAAIKAGTELGKQAKSVIDAGQLVSDEIILGLIKERIAQDDCEKGFLLDGFPRTIPQADGLKEMGIAVDYVVEFDVADDVIVERMAGRRAHLPSGRTYHTVYNPPKEEGKDDVTGEELVVRDDDKEETVRARLGVYHDQTAPLISYYGKEAEAGNTQYLKFDGTKQVAEVSAELEKALA
- the htpG gene encoding molecular chaperone HtpG, encoding MSETATQNKETRGFQSEVKQLLHLMIHSLYSNKEIFLRELISNASDAADKLRFQALSNGDLYQGDADLGVKLSFNAEANTLTISDNGIGMSRDNVIEHLGTIAKSGTADFFSKLSEDQSKDSQLIGQFGVGFYSAFIVADAVTVRTRAAGLANNEAVQWHSAGEGDYTIEDITKESRGTDIILHMREDGKEFLNEWRLREVIGKYSDHIGIPVSIFTAVKDDEGKDTEEKHWEQINKAQALWTRNKSDIEKEEYQEFYKHVSHDFADPLTWSHNKVEGKNDYTSLLYIPAKAPWDMMNRDHKSGLKLYVQRVFIMDDAEQFMPSYMRFVRGLIDSNDLPLNVSREILQDNKVTQSLRGACTKRVLTMLERMAKNDNDKYLEFWKEFGLVMKEGPAEDMANKEKIAGLLRFSSTEVDSAEQTISLESYVERMKEGQDKIYYLTADSYAAAKNSPHLEQFKAKGIEVVLMYDRIDEYVMNYLTDFDGKQFQSITKAGLNLSKFEGEEEKEKQKETEEEFKSVVERTQSYLGGRVKEVRTTFKLATTPAVVVTDDFEMGTQMAKLLEAAGQAAPEVKYIFEINPEHALVKQMADEADEQAFGRWVELLLGQAMLAEKGSMEDPSQFLGAINELLTKR
- a CDS encoding winged helix-turn-helix domain-containing protein, encoding MSNIGTKFILAQRFVFDPNSNSLVDQMSDGEVVRLGSNESRILLMLSERPNEVITRNELHEYVWRDQGFEVDDSSLTQAVSTLRKMLKDSTKSPEFVKTVPKRGYQFIATVERSAPLSSNDQPVAAEIVENDVEPILTFATPAATEETITETVESEPVAKVQETNVEAEPARAPAATPAKSTNKWLTFWLLLIAFIMPILVLTFTNPAESEFKTLAEVDGVKVQSPVNHPDLSSWLPAIEKCVLRYNTNHTGMLKPTEVIATGGQTNNLALNYIHPQDYSSENVTLRIYANQSDVNDICNGGQ
- a CDS encoding regulatory protein ToxS, with translation MKLKVSIILLVLSAFLSGWLYWGSDAKVERLLTAHEWQSKMVTLISDNKQADSIGPLRKVELSSNAKYLPNGTYLRMSVVRLYGTQTEPANVINISETGQWDINDNYLLVSPTEFKDVTSAQRQDFSEGQLELITQVIKMDAEQSRRIDIVNPKALLLTSLNHGSTVLFSN